The following proteins are co-located in the Telopea speciosissima isolate NSW1024214 ecotype Mountain lineage chromosome 9, Tspe_v1, whole genome shotgun sequence genome:
- the LOC122639988 gene encoding choline-phosphate cytidylyltransferase 2-like isoform X2 — MEKQSETNGDVAEANRPVRVYADGIYDLFHFGHARSLEQAKKLFPNTYLLVGCCNDEITHKFKGKTVMTEDERYESLRHCRWVDEVIPDAPWVMTQEFLDKHKIDYVAHDSLPYADASGAGKDVYEFVKSIGKFKETKRTEGISTSDIIMRMLKDYNEYVMRNLDRGYSRKELGVSYVKEKRLRVNMGLKKLHEKVKQQQEKVGEKIQTVAKTAGMHRNMWVENADRWVAGFLEMFEEGCHKMGTAIRDRIQERLKGQQVRGLMYLPHDDDDDDEQYYDDDDDGEDEKEEYYDEANGK; from the exons ATGGAGAAACAAAGCGAGACGAATGGTGATGTTGCAGAGGCCAATAGGCCCGTTCGTGTTTACGCCGATGGAATCTACGATCTCTTCCACTTCGGTCATGCTCGCTCTCTTGAGCAAGCCAAGAAACT GTTCCCAAATACCTACCTACTTGTTGGATGCTGCAATGATGAAATTACCCACAAGTTTAAAGGCAAAACTGTCATGACTGAAGATGAGCGCTACGAATCTCTTCGCCACTGCAG ATGGGTCGATGAAGTTATTCCTGATGCCCCGTGGGTGATGACACAGGAGTTTCTTGACAAGCATAAAATTGATTATGTGGCTCACGATTCTCTTCC TTATGCTGATGCAAGTGGAGCTGGAAAGGATGTCTATGAATTT GTTAAATCCATTGGAAAGTTTAAGGAAACCAAGCGGACTGAGGGGATCTCTACATCAGATATTATAATGAGGATGCTTAAAGATTATAACGAGTATGTGATGCGAAACTTGGACCGTGGATATTCAAGGAAGGAACTGGGAGTTAGCTATGTGAAG GAGAAGCGGCTGAGAGTGAATATGGGTTTAAAGAAGCTACATGAGAAAgtgaaacaacaacaagaaAAAGTTGGGGAGAAG ATACAAACTGTCGCAAAAACTGCTGGTATGCATCGTAATATGTGGGTAGAGAATGCAGATCGCTGGGTTGCTGGTTTCCTTGAGATGTTTGAGGAAGGTTGCCACAAAATG GGAACTGCCATCAGGGACCGGATTCAAGAGCGGTTGAAAGGACAGCAGGTAAGGGGACTCATGTATCTGCcacatgatgatgatgatgat gatgaacaatactatgatgatgatgatgatggagaagatgaaaaagaagaatacTACGATGAAGCAAATGGAAAATAG
- the LOC122639988 gene encoding choline-phosphate cytidylyltransferase 2-like isoform X1: MEKQSETNGDVAEANRPVRVYADGIYDLFHFGHARSLEQAKKLFPNTYLLVGCCNDEITHKFKGKTVMTEDERYESLRHCRWVDEVIPDAPWVMTQEFLDKHKIDYVAHDSLPYADASGAGKDVYEFVKSIGKFKETKRTEGISTSDIIMRMLKDYNEYVMRNLDRGYSRKELGVSYVKEKRLRVNMGLKKLHEKVKQQQEKVGEKIQTVAKTAGMHRNMWVENADRWVAGFLEMFEEGCHKMGTAIRDRIQERLKGQQVRGLMYLPHDDDDDVEDDDEYYYDEDDEDEQYYDDDDDGEDEKEEYYDEANGK; this comes from the exons ATGGAGAAACAAAGCGAGACGAATGGTGATGTTGCAGAGGCCAATAGGCCCGTTCGTGTTTACGCCGATGGAATCTACGATCTCTTCCACTTCGGTCATGCTCGCTCTCTTGAGCAAGCCAAGAAACT GTTCCCAAATACCTACCTACTTGTTGGATGCTGCAATGATGAAATTACCCACAAGTTTAAAGGCAAAACTGTCATGACTGAAGATGAGCGCTACGAATCTCTTCGCCACTGCAG ATGGGTCGATGAAGTTATTCCTGATGCCCCGTGGGTGATGACACAGGAGTTTCTTGACAAGCATAAAATTGATTATGTGGCTCACGATTCTCTTCC TTATGCTGATGCAAGTGGAGCTGGAAAGGATGTCTATGAATTT GTTAAATCCATTGGAAAGTTTAAGGAAACCAAGCGGACTGAGGGGATCTCTACATCAGATATTATAATGAGGATGCTTAAAGATTATAACGAGTATGTGATGCGAAACTTGGACCGTGGATATTCAAGGAAGGAACTGGGAGTTAGCTATGTGAAG GAGAAGCGGCTGAGAGTGAATATGGGTTTAAAGAAGCTACATGAGAAAgtgaaacaacaacaagaaAAAGTTGGGGAGAAG ATACAAACTGTCGCAAAAACTGCTGGTATGCATCGTAATATGTGGGTAGAGAATGCAGATCGCTGGGTTGCTGGTTTCCTTGAGATGTTTGAGGAAGGTTGCCACAAAATG GGAACTGCCATCAGGGACCGGATTCAAGAGCGGTTGAAAGGACAGCAGGTAAGGGGACTCATGTATCTGCcacatgatgatgatgatgatgttgaggatgatgatgaataCTACTAcgatgaagatgatgaggatgaacaatactatgatgatgatgatgatggagaagatgaaaaagaagaatacTACGATGAAGCAAATGGAAAATAG
- the LOC122639988 gene encoding choline-phosphate cytidylyltransferase 1-like isoform X3, with translation MEKQSETNGDVAEANRPVRVYADGIYDLFHFGHARSLEQAKKLFPNTYLLVGCCNDEITHKFKGKTVMTEDERYESLRHCSYADASGAGKDVYEFVKSIGKFKETKRTEGISTSDIIMRMLKDYNEYVMRNLDRGYSRKELGVSYVKEKRLRVNMGLKKLHEKVKQQQEKVGEKIQTVAKTAGMHRNMWVENADRWVAGFLEMFEEGCHKMGTAIRDRIQERLKGQQVRGLMYLPHDDDDDVEDDDEYYYDEDDEDEQYYDDDDDGEDEKEEYYDEANGK, from the exons ATGGAGAAACAAAGCGAGACGAATGGTGATGTTGCAGAGGCCAATAGGCCCGTTCGTGTTTACGCCGATGGAATCTACGATCTCTTCCACTTCGGTCATGCTCGCTCTCTTGAGCAAGCCAAGAAACT GTTCCCAAATACCTACCTACTTGTTGGATGCTGCAATGATGAAATTACCCACAAGTTTAAAGGCAAAACTGTCATGACTGAAGATGAGCGCTACGAATCTCTTCGCCACTGCAG TTATGCTGATGCAAGTGGAGCTGGAAAGGATGTCTATGAATTT GTTAAATCCATTGGAAAGTTTAAGGAAACCAAGCGGACTGAGGGGATCTCTACATCAGATATTATAATGAGGATGCTTAAAGATTATAACGAGTATGTGATGCGAAACTTGGACCGTGGATATTCAAGGAAGGAACTGGGAGTTAGCTATGTGAAG GAGAAGCGGCTGAGAGTGAATATGGGTTTAAAGAAGCTACATGAGAAAgtgaaacaacaacaagaaAAAGTTGGGGAGAAG ATACAAACTGTCGCAAAAACTGCTGGTATGCATCGTAATATGTGGGTAGAGAATGCAGATCGCTGGGTTGCTGGTTTCCTTGAGATGTTTGAGGAAGGTTGCCACAAAATG GGAACTGCCATCAGGGACCGGATTCAAGAGCGGTTGAAAGGACAGCAGGTAAGGGGACTCATGTATCTGCcacatgatgatgatgatgatgttgaggatgatgatgaataCTACTAcgatgaagatgatgaggatgaacaatactatgatgatgatgatgatggagaagatgaaaaagaagaatacTACGATGAAGCAAATGGAAAATAG